TCATTTAGTGCACCACTAGATCCAGCTGCCACGTGGACTGCTAATGCTAACTAGTGAGAAACCATATCCTAGATACTCTGGGTAGGGGGTGGGGAAGGGTAGGCGAAGGAAGATCTCAAAATGATGTCTAAGATGTTCCCACGAGCACTCAAGGGCAGCTGCACTGTAATTGAAAACCATCACTGAACAGGCAGTTCACGTGTCCCAGTGACCTTTCTCTGTAACTAAAATTGACCTTTTCACCTGCCTAAAATGCCATTTCATGACATCACTCTATGTTACACTATCACATTTGTGGCTATGCACAGTTTCATTTATAGCTAGATAAGGAAAAAGAGACATGTATGATATGAGAGGGTCAATAAAAAGACTGCATTTCTCAATGTTCTTTAACCTATTGAAGAAAAATGCACCAGAATAATGCTTTTATCAAGTCCAATGACTGAGGAAAAATGGGATTGTGAAAAAGCAAACAAATTAATTATGGTACACAAAATATGGCTCGTGATTGGCCTATCTCTCCACGATGAGCTAATATTCTTCTCTCATGAGCTGTTTTGACATCCCTTCCCCAGGCAGAATAGCACAAAGATGGTGCAGGGCAGCTGACGTCACGCTAAGTGCATGGAAAAGAGGGCATAACCTAATGAGACGGGAGCCATAACTGTTCACAGCAATGACATAATTTCTACCACTGACACACCATCTACAAAAAAAGAAACGTACAACCAAAACCAgcagaaacatttttttttcatatttaaaTGTATTAACGGCTGTTTGTTATGATGGTAACTGTCATCTAAGTGGGGTTTGTGAGGGCTATTACTGTTTATAATGATTTACTGTGATGCTTGACCGTTAAGGCATTAATAAAAGTCCAGTGAAACACATTCTATAGCCCAAAATTCTTCATTGGGCCATCAAATAAATCATATGGGCTGGGCTGTTTGGCAGGCTTCCAAAAACACCATTATCTTGAGTTGTTGGATAATGACAGTAACTGGAATACTAACGCTATTCACTTTTAACTTAAGCAGGCATTACATATTTTTGTACAAATAATGTCAAGGAAACAAGATAAGCATTTGTTGTAAGAATTGCAATGCTGGGACGTTTTATGCAAAATATCATCGCCTGCCACTGTCTTCAGCTGACGCTTGACAGCAATGGAAAGGGATTTCCCTGTAGTTAAGGAATGACAGTACACACCCCTGCAAAGAGGCCTAGCTTGGACTGCACTGTCATGGCATATTGTTTCAAAGGGAAAGGTCTCCCACCATGCAGGCATCGTGCCACTTCTCTGAACCAGAAACTCCTCTTGATAAACGTTCTACAGGATCTTTACCGATGGTCCAGAGGAGaatattacttttttttctttagttCAAGGGATGTCTATATTGATCTACAGGAGTTCAGGAAGGCCCAAGAAAGCCTACCATGGTTCCAGTTGTTGAAGTGGTGTGACAACGcattccccccctcccctaaaATTTTTTAACCCATCAGCAAGCCTAAATGAaatattttcatatatatatatgcttttgGGGCAACTTAAGACAATAGCTCTATACTCCAAACACTGACGGGTCAGTTGTAAGAGGTACTGTGAGAGAGGCCATCCCATGTCATCATCACGCCATCAAATGATTGGCAAATATTCAAAGTTATCGGGACATTTATCTTGGGACTTTCTTCAAATTGCTAAAAGCCAtaattgtggatttttttttttatggacttTGAGTGCAACCAGAAGAGCAATGCACAGAATGAAACATGGGTGTGTGTAGGATGATATCTAAAGCTCAACACTGCAATTACAATAGAAGAAAACCCAAAACCCAAATCTGATCATTTTGACTCACTGCAATATGACAAAGAATATTCTAGAGAGATTCTACTGCCTCCTACGTTTGTTTAGAGCGAAGTGCCTGTTACCGGGCTCTTGGTGAGCCACTCAAAATACTGATATAAAAAAACAAGGAGGAAATATTATCAGGCTAGATATCTTGCTCAAGTGAAATTATTAGTGTCATGGTTTATTTAACTGACGTGGTTTAAGAATTGGGGGGGAGCAACTGATGGGGATCTGCGACCACCCTCACATGGCTCCCCATTGTAGCCAGTATTTGGCATAAtagaaggaaaagaaaagaaatggactAAATAGGATGGAGAAGGAAGAGGATGGCGTGTCAGGATCTTCTTGGGGCTGACAAACCAGTCAGGCCCGCACCGTCCGTACACATCGCTGTAATATCGCTTCATTGTACGGCATGGGCAAAAGAAAGGCACCGCCCAAGAAGGCAGGCGAGCCACACTATTTAACTAGTCGCCTCCAAAAAGCACCATGCACACCCTTAACGACGAATCTGCTCCAGATCTCTTATTAGATATATTACCAAATACGATATAGAGAATACGTAATGCTGTAACGCAGTGTGGTGATGTCGTTGCATGTAGTTCAGAGACAACGGCGTGAGCCCGGTTTGAAACAGACGCGGTCCGTggaccgtctgtctgtccgcaCGGCGGGATCCGTCCAGCAGCCCCGCGTTAAAACGACCAAAGGGGCGGAAATCGGGACGGATTTACAAGGTTTCTTTCGCAGCAGACTTACCGATTTCATTGCGGCTGCCATATCGTCGTATCTCTCAGCCTGTTCAGCCAGCCTGGCTTTCTGCACCAGCTGCTCGCGGTCGACCATTTTGTTGTTATAATGCGGTCGTCTGTCAACGTTTTCTGGGTTTCGGAGGTGAAAATGACTAATATATCTTTTAATCGCAATGCAGTGAAATCCTACGCGAGGCTGAAACTGCAGCTGTTCCCTGCTGTCTGTGCTCGTGCCGACGGGACACCCTCTCCCCCCGCCCCTGCCCTCTcatctcctccccccctcccctcctcctctctcggcTGCGTCGTCACTCGGAGAGGGCGGGTATCTCTGCCGATGATGTAACGGTCCATTCCGCCGAACGGCCTTGTGGGAAAACGAGTCCTACCTTTGGCACCGAAGCCGCCCCGAACGTGTCAAGTCCGAAGGGCTCTGTAAGCAGTACAATGTAGGACAATGTATGGCGGCACACGACGCCGTTTATCCTCGGAACCCAGGATTGAATGAGGAAAAACGCCACAAGAAAAACCTCATCATGGGgaacatgttcatttattttttgggggaaaAACCTCTGGAAGAGCATCAGAGGGAACCCTCATATACaacaataggtgtcaaatgcacaaaatacccCAAAATAACAGGATTATAATGTAGCATCATAGATAATACAGAGCAAGGTAATGTAAAATATGGTTAAATGCATAAATTTTAGCAAAATGTGCTGGGTATTAGGGCATTAAGAGAGTGCAAAGCCATGCCTTTCATATCAGTGAGGGTGGTAAGGGGCTGTTGTGTGACTTGGCTTTTTATCGTGGTCATTTGCCGCACCTTGAAAAATtcacgatgataataataaataaaatttaaaaaaacttttttttctgtcttcacATAAACGTATCGTACTCTAAGGCCCGTCCCCAGTGTCCGCCCTCTGTTTAGCCGGAGAGAAACGACTGAATAAGAGAAACGGTTTCATTCTTCTTTTAACACAAGCTGTTTCTGAATCTAAATGTCGCTTTGTCCTCGTTCTTTTGACGCTCCCTTATTTCGCGGCATGGCGGTGGCGACCAACTACAATGTCCCACGGATGCTCACGTAGCTGTTGTGCTATGCACGTACAGACGTGGACGGTGGTCGCTCTTAAACGTCCGAGGCTCTCTCCATGGCGCGCCTTTAAATATCGATTTGAATTTGCACGTCTCACACAGTTTTGCAGGTGAACCAACGAACCGTCCTTGGACAGTGATCTCTGGCATCAGCATCTCCTGTCGCAAAGAGCAAACTGCAGGTGAAACCGGGTTTCGGCAGCTGCGTTGTCATGGCTGCTAGACCTCGTACAGGTTTCTGTTTATCCGCGGAACGGGCGATGGCAGCTTTTCATGTTATGTGCATACTGAACGACACGCgttgagagggagagcgagcgagggatCCATGACGAGCGTGATATTCTCTCATCCCGGCTATCTTTCTCTTTTCAGCAAGCTAAGCTTTATTCTCGTGTGCAAACGAAACGACTACAAGACGCCACCTTCTGGCGCAAAGCGGCAATTATAAAGACGTGGATGAATCATCATGTTTTACTCAGTCAATTCATAGCAGAACTATGGTGTTTTTGTAGACAGGTCCAAATTCAGATATATCAGTAAAATCGGGTAGATTTCATATGTATTCCTGGTCGATGCCTGATACTCTTGGTCGTTGCCGTTCAAAGTAGTTTAAGGTGGAGGTTTATTCACGATTAAAGTGTGAAAAAGAGTCTGATTAGTGCCTTTTGTGATAGAGGGCAACGAGTTTGTAGACAGCAGGAAGCATGAGTAAATGCTCTCTGACCTTGGTTCAGTTGGCCCCAATGTGAAGAGATCTACCAAAGTGGATTTGAATGTTTTAACGTCAGATGATTATTCCTGTCCATCTAACCTTCATTGCAGATGTCTGCACCGGCAAACTTGAGCCTTACTTCCtcttgctttcttttttcttatcCATTCCTCCATCCTCTTGCCCACAtaacacaccccaccccaccccgacacacacagacacacataacatgtctccctatacttgtggggacccctcattgactgcattcattccctcgtccttaaccctaaccttaaccatcataactacatgtgtagccctaacactaaccttaacctaatcctaattctaaccttaaccctaaacccaagccctAGCCCTAAAATAGacacttttcctcatggggacccataaaatgtccccacaaggtaggtggtttcaggtcttTATATCCTTattggggacatttggtccccattaggatagaaaaacctggtacatacacgcgcacacgcacaaacacacacacacacacacacgcgcgcgcacacgcacacgcacacttccAATCCTTTACGTCAACCTGTTCCCCCTTCAGCAGGAGTTTAAGGAGATTACTACTTGTTCACCTGGCTAGTGGTCAAAGAGGAAGTGTTGACTTTCAGTTATGGCCGAAAGTGGGTCAAGTCATGACAGAAGAGGAGTCAAGAGAGGTCTTAATGTGAAGTGTTGCCCTACTCACATTAGAGTAGGGCATGCtgtaagtttattattattagttattagTTGTTATTGGTATGTCATTAGTTTATTGTTTCTGATATAGCACTCTTCCCGTGTGAAACAGATGTGAGGATTGATGCAGTTTTGAATTTTAACTGTACAGTGTCATTATAAAGTCTATTGATACAAGACTGAGATTTTGTTCCTTGTAAGAATTTGCTTCAACATGCAAAGTGTCTCCTCCCTTTGAACCTGACTCAGATGAAACAACACCATTAGCATGTCAAGGGCCGTGTTAACTTCCATGACCTGGGACTGTAAAGACTCACGGTTCAGCAAGCAGTGCTGAGGCATTGAATGTGTCCAGTTCCTTCAAAGAGGATTAGCTACTGTACCTGCAGCTTGGCTTAGTTACCTCAAATAAGGATAAGGGCAAGGAGAGGGCTGCTGTCCACAGTGGCCATCTGTCTGCCAGGTGGAGAGGTGAGCGCTCACACTCTTGTATGTAAATGGAGGAAACGTCGGGGTTGGATGTGTTAATATACTCAGATGAAGTGAGGATTGCTACTCCAGAGGATATTAGAGAATGGGAACTTGAAACTGCAAGCCAGTTGTCTCTACCTTTCCCACGACTCTTTGTGGCACTCTATCCGTATAACCCAGCTGCAATGTCTCCAAACTATGAAACGGCTGCAGAGGAGCTTCCTTTTGTGCCAGGCCAGATAATCAAGGTAAAGCATGTCACATCTCCCTCTTCTGCAAGTTAACGTGAATGTGATGTAATACTTAATCATATTGTCAATTGTCAATATGGGAGCCTGTGTATAGTCCTACATAATGCATACGAGCTGTAAAAGTCCACTCTTTTTACACCAAAGAGCTTGGCGGTGTCTCTAGCCTGTTCTAAATCTAGATGCAGTCTAGATTTAGATCGCTTTGTGGTTTTCTCATTTCCTGCTATCATTTTCACACAACCGATAGTGAAGCGATAACCTCTGACTAATCCTGTTTGTTGCTAccctgtgcatgcatgcatgtataatGCACATGTTTGCTCCAACGGATGATCAACTCTAAAAACCGGATATAACTTAAAGTAACCAACCATCTCTACATTTGGTAGGTGGTTGGAGATAAAGACTCTGACGGGTTCTACTACGGTGAATCTGGTGGTCTCTCTGGCTATGTACCGAGTAACATGGTGGCTGAAATTCCTGTAGATGACGAGTATCTAAGGCATCTTCTAATGCAGCAGGGATTCCTCCCCGTGGACCACACAGGTatcaagtcaagtcgattttatttgtatagcccattatcgcaAAGTTGCTTCAATTTGCTTGAGGAATCAATGTAGGTATCAGTGTTTGCCACCATCGAACAAGCCCCTAGTGCTTAAAGAACCAGGCTTATGGCCACGGGTTCATCAGTTTGAAACCTAGATGTTGCAAGGGAGGGAAAGTAAATGAGAATTTCAACAGTTACCGTCATTGTTTAGGGTGGCTCCTGTTTCCCAATATTTAATCAGTGGTCAACGGAAGAGGTATGCATGTGAAGCAGGGCGCTGCTGAAAATACTTGCACTTTATCGTTCTCCCCTCGATAAATAAAGGTTCGAAGAAGTTAGATTAGAAACGCTAATGTCAAATTTCACCCAGAAATAATGTATAAATCGGTTGGTATCTGCATACCAGTCCATGGCAGATGTTCTCACTGTGGGTGGTTATGACTGTTCCAAAGGTGTACTTCTCTTTTCGCCTACAGGCATGTGTTTGACCCCCGATCTGAGCGACACGGCCAGTATCCCAGAGGATGTGGTCGTCCGTCGAATGGTGGCCTTATTTGAGTATGACCCATGGGAAAGTTCCCCCAACATGGACAGTGAAGTACGCACCCTCTTATACAACCCTCCTGAACTTAATCCAATCATGACGCGGTTTCCACGTTCAAAAaagttttcattttttgtttttggcaACCCTTTTGATGAACAAAGCAATCTTAGCCCTCATTATCTTCTCTTGCAGGCTGAGCTTGGCTTTCGAGCAGGAGACATCATATATGTGTTCGGGGACATGGATCAAGATGGATTCTACTATgtgagtggatttttttttttttggcctgagTTCTTAAACTCCAACTGTGCAGATGGCCTCATTATTTATATCACTCGTCAATTTAGGGGGATCTTCATGGACGACGAGGCTTGGTGCCATCAAACTTCCTGCAGCCACTACCATGGAATTAGAACTACTAAGAAGATCCCCAGAAGGATACCAAGACCCAAACACAGTGGAGAAATTAAGTCTTTTCAAAAGAACACTTGACTCGGCATTCTATCCTTTTGCGCCCAacacattttgattttatttagcCATATTTTGGCACAGAATAATTGCTTTAGACGTGAGATCAGTCAGGGTCTAGCTCATCTTGCCATTTTGTGTGCCGATTGATCTCAAGCAAATGATCAATCCAACATTGTATGACAAGCACGTTAACAAATGAAGCAGAGCTCAAGCAACACACTTATCGGATATATATGTATCAATTTATTAATTGTTACAAAGATGATGAAAACCTTTCAGTGAGAGTAATCTTTATCAGTTTGCTTGTCTGGTTAATATAACTTTGACTTTGTTTCAGccctttgcaccccccccccaaactgaaTATGAAGAAAAGTTAACATACATTCACAATATTTCACAAGATCATATCGGATCATATCTGATATATGATGTTGTGAATACATTCACAAGATCATATCTAATATATTATCTATAATAACTATGCCTGACAGCAGTGGTGAGACTACTTTAGCCTTAAAAGTGCACTTATAGATCTCAGATGTTTGCAGATCAGAGTATATATGGTATTACTATAGAGTGTTAATAATGCCTTATATTTTCACCATGTGTTTTATATACTGTGGTCATAGTGTTTTCGTATCGAGTACACAGCTAAAATGTTTTTAATTTAATTATTAACTCTTTGTTATTTTGTCCTGGGTATTTTACAGCAGTTTTCATTGGACATATGCAACAGAAACCCACCTTTGATGCAAACAGTCAGAGCTATTTCGTTCGATCTTTGCAAATATTAACAAGTCtaaaaataaaactaaaaaatAAACTTTTGAAATGTTGCTATTATCAACTGATTTGTTTCTAACTGTGGAGTACTGTGATCTTTCTCAATGATCATTTCCTCTTAGATGCTTGTGAAGAAAGGTTTTGCTCCTCTTGTGTGACTTGTACACCAAAGCATTTTCCATGTGTACCATTTTAGAGCTAAAAACTCCGTGGCTATGGTCTCATGGACCAAATACACATTTTACTTTGCAACAACCTAGAAGACAACAAAGCTGCTGAAAACAATCTTTGGACACTGGCACTTTGAAGACCCTTTAAAGGATGTTAGCGGGTTCCAAGGTCCAACTTTTACACTCCTCTGTAGCCAACAGTACACTCATCCATAAAGTAGGAAACACTACACTGCATAGTGAAGATTAGTAGTGCTTTCTACTTTATGGGTGACAACACTGTGTATCAGTAGTTCCTTCTCGCTCCAAGGTGCATGAATTGTACAAAGGCCTTGTTGAGTTAAGGCAATTtttagcagaaaaaaaaaattcgatGTGACAATTGACCTGTCAATTCTAACATTAGTTCACAGCAAATCCATAACGATAACACTTGACCTTCGTTTTCACCCACAGCTTTTGACATGAATGCTCCCGATAATGAGGTTGATTAAATACATTAGTGAGGCACATTAACACCAAAGTCTGTGGCTGGAAGTCGAGTTCATTTCATTTTCATACACAGCATTTTCCAAAGGAAGCCAGCGATATTTGGTTTTTTGAAAGCGAGGCGTTTGAGTGTCAGGGTCTTACCAGCTTCTTGGCTCCCCAGAAGAAAGAGGATCCAGAAGTGACCGGGTTCTTTTTATCATCACAGTTTCAGCCACGTGGTTTAGACAGGAAGAGGTCGAcgttaacacacacacgcacacacacacgcgcgcccgcgcgcacatacacacacacacacacacacacacacacacacatgcacgcacatacatacaAGGCCCACGCCCAAGCAGTCGAGACAAACTGCATCATAGCTAAAAAGATGATTCTATACCTTTTAAGGACACACAGTCACAACGCAACACacaatttattttttctttgtgtgtgtgtgtgtgtgtgtgtgtgtgtgtgtgcgagtgtgtaccAGGGTGTGGGGGGTAATGCAGATAGGCAGATTAGTAACGTGGAAATGTATCAAAACCTGATATGGCATGGTGCTCTGATGTGATGAAGATGCCTTTTTTCCATAAACTTTTAGAGCAAGAGGGCCTCACAAGATCAGATTAATTCAAAGATATTGGCGacactaaagaaaaaaaaaccttctttGAGATTAGGATTGTTAATTTCTGGTATAAAGAAGGTGCTATCCCCATATTACACCACAGAACACTACAACCCTTAAGACTTACATGCAAACAGTTGTCTGCATTCATACTTTGTATGAATTATTAAAGACAAATGATAGAAaaagctaatccacaaatattcAAATCGTAAACGCGTATAGTTGCATTTTAACGGCCTCTGTTGGGTATGACTGTTCGGGGGAAATTACATGGTGCTTATAGGGTTTTTTTGTCTTCATCATGACAGCCAACTGTTCAACTTTGAAATGGAGCTGAAGCTTGGGAGCAAATATGGCAGGAAGAGCTCGCAGAAGACCTCTACCAATGGATAATGAGAGAAACTTTAATCgatattgtattcttacaatgaatttgttctctgcatttaatccatcctattgtgtaggagcagtgggcagctgcagcgcccggggaccaactccagttcttcttcccattgccttgctcaggggcacagacaggagtattaaccctaacatacatgtctttttgatggtgggaggaaaccggagcacccggaggaaacccacgcagacatggggagaacatgcaaactccccactgaaaggacctgggacgacctggggttcaaaaccaggaccttcttgctgtgaggcaacagtgctaactaaccagtgggccactgtgccgcccgatAATGAAACATCAATTGGTAAAACCCAG
This DNA window, taken from Lampris incognitus isolate fLamInc1 chromosome 7, fLamInc1.hap2, whole genome shotgun sequence, encodes the following:
- the si:ch211-105f12.2 gene encoding RIMS-binding protein 2-like, which encodes MEETSGLDVLIYSDEVRIATPEDIREWELETASQLSLPFPRLFVALYPYNPAAMSPNYETAAEELPFVPGQIIKVVGDKDSDGFYYGESGGLSGYVPSNMVAEIPVDDEYLRHLLMQQGFLPVDHTGMCLTPDLSDTASIPEDVVVRRMVALFEYDPWESSPNMDSEAELGFRAGDIIYVFGDMDQDGFYYGDLHGRRGLVPSNFLQPLPWN